The following are encoded in a window of Massilia sp. R2A-15 genomic DNA:
- a CDS encoding HD domain-containing phosphohydrolase, protein METSPSFPAPGGAVSAYLELTGAGSAKPAVLPLHDEAVIGRDPQDALASDKFICVPEHTISRRHARIRRRGANYFIEDLHSRNGTFVLGQRLAPGAWHPLHDGDELSLSSAQMVFHSLVIPPRESMPTIITKAVDATQYAQPTMRPAAAPSDLEKSVKRLHAMAQVSIALGAVTDRATLTERIMNFIFDLFPLAERAFILLRVNERDAPVPVAARRRDGAIQDPATVRISHTIVDEVLHRKHAILSTDTLSNRHFSAQESIVAQAILSVMCVPLIIGDEVIGLIQVDTSSDPFAFTEADLEILSGVCAETAVALKNFQLYADIKGLLDGFVSASVQAIEERDPVTAGHSFRVAEYSDRLAEAIGRADDPDLRRIAFTREQLREIHYAALLHDFGKVGVREHVLRKEKKLHHADMRLLEQRFRYARSCIERQAYRELAETHLRERLDDAEFRRRKENIDAELRIESARLDAFLESIRQANEPAISEGGKRFELDPIRRYACRHPEGDVFHLLDDDELAALNIARGCLTPDERRQIEAHVVDSYSFLILIPWTRELAGVPAIAHGHHEKLDGSGYPMGLKGGQISIQTRILTISDIYDALTARDRPYKQAVPAEAALALMDAECAAGHLDPRLFKVFVESRGWATSCAA, encoded by the coding sequence ATGGAAACATCGCCTTCCTTCCCCGCACCGGGCGGCGCCGTCTCCGCCTACCTCGAGCTGACTGGCGCCGGCAGCGCCAAGCCCGCGGTGCTGCCGCTGCACGACGAAGCGGTGATCGGGCGCGACCCGCAGGACGCGCTCGCCTCCGACAAGTTCATCTGCGTGCCCGAGCACACCATCAGCCGCCGCCACGCCCGCATCCGCCGCCGCGGCGCCAACTACTTCATCGAAGACCTGCACTCGCGCAACGGCACCTTCGTGCTCGGCCAGCGCCTCGCGCCCGGCGCCTGGCACCCGCTGCACGACGGCGACGAACTGTCGCTGTCCTCGGCGCAAATGGTGTTCCACTCGCTGGTCATCCCGCCGCGCGAAAGCATGCCCACCATCATCACCAAGGCCGTGGACGCCACCCAGTACGCCCAGCCGACCATGCGGCCGGCCGCCGCGCCCAGCGACCTCGAAAAATCCGTCAAGCGCCTGCACGCAATGGCCCAGGTCAGCATCGCGCTCGGCGCCGTGACCGACCGCGCCACGCTCACCGAGCGCATCATGAATTTTATTTTCGACCTGTTCCCGCTGGCCGAGCGCGCCTTCATCCTGCTCAGGGTCAACGAGCGCGACGCCCCGGTGCCGGTGGCCGCGCGCCGCCGCGACGGCGCCATCCAGGACCCGGCCACCGTGCGCATCTCGCACACCATCGTCGACGAAGTGCTGCACAGGAAGCACGCCATCCTCTCCACCGACACGCTGTCCAACCGCCACTTCTCGGCGCAGGAATCGATCGTCGCGCAAGCCATCCTCAGCGTCATGTGCGTGCCCCTGATCATCGGCGACGAAGTGATCGGCCTGATCCAGGTTGACACCTCCTCCGACCCCTTCGCGTTCACCGAGGCCGACCTTGAAATCCTGAGCGGCGTGTGCGCCGAGACCGCCGTCGCCCTGAAAAACTTCCAGCTCTACGCCGACATCAAGGGCCTGCTGGACGGCTTCGTCAGCGCCTCGGTGCAGGCGATCGAAGAACGCGACCCCGTCACGGCCGGCCACTCCTTCCGCGTCGCCGAATATTCCGACCGGCTGGCCGAGGCCATCGGCCGCGCCGACGACCCCGACCTGCGCCGCATCGCCTTCACCAGGGAACAGCTGCGCGAAATCCACTACGCCGCGCTGCTGCACGACTTTGGCAAGGTCGGCGTGCGCGAGCACGTCCTGCGCAAGGAAAAGAAACTGCACCACGCCGACATGCGCCTGCTGGAGCAGCGCTTCCGCTACGCCCGCTCCTGCATCGAGCGCCAGGCCTACCGCGAGCTGGCCGAAACGCACCTGCGTGAACGCCTCGATGACGCCGAATTCCGCCGCCGCAAGGAAAACATCGACGCCGAGCTGCGCATCGAAAGCGCCCGCCTCGACGCCTTCCTCGAATCGATCCGGCAGGCCAACGAGCCCGCCATCTCCGAGGGCGGCAAGCGCTTCGAGCTCGACCCGATCCGCCGCTACGCCTGCCGCCATCCGGAAGGCGACGTGTTCCACCTGCTCGACGACGACGAACTGGCCGCGCTCAACATCGCGCGCGGCTGCCTGACGCCCGACGAACGGCGCCAGATCGAAGCCCACGTGGTCGATTCCTACTCCTTCCTCATTTTGATCCCGTGGACGCGCGAACTGGCCGGCGTGCCCGCGATCGCCCACGGCCACCACGAAAAGCTCGACGGCTCCGGCTACCCGATGGGCCTGAAGGGCGGGCAGATCAGCATCCAGACCCGCATCCTCACCATCAGCGACATCTACGACGCCCTCACCGCGCGCGACCGCCCCTACAAGCAGGCGGTGCCGGCCGAAGCGGCGCTTGCGCTGATGGACGCCGAATGCGCCGCCGGCCACCTCGACCCGCGCCTATTCAAGGTGTTCGTCGAATCACGCGGATGGGCCACATCATGCGCCGCCTGA
- a CDS encoding efflux transporter outer membrane subunit: MRRLNHLFALLAAMLLWGCADVSQKPYQQPSVPEKAGWSQTSGRPASPGDTIQIDWWKQFKDPYLDGLVDKAVNGNFDLKVLAARIGVAGAEIGEARAGALPTLDAGAGASFEKSTGQNFRKQFNLGTQVNWDIDIWGKVEKGVKAQTAEYKATEAEWRAGYLKLAADVATTYFQILQFDEQIDQQQKSLAKSQQILATYQAMQQNGLVPQTRVLQQGAEVNGLTNALIELRRLRAIAGNALSTLVAVPAGDFTVPKGNLQQRVQLPTVPEGLPSQLLKRRPDVVAAEFRVLVAYELVGQAKLAQLPSIGLTGRGGTASFALSSLLKSFTFGLLPSINFPIFDPSVKAKIKTSEARTQVAEQQYRATVMAAFEEVENALVNLDAHRKQREQLQQQTDQLRTVAVQIDAQLKEGLVSQLEVFETERSLLSAELALLANHQQILSDTVTLYKALGGGWAPVDVRHASRE; the protein is encoded by the coding sequence ATGCGCCGCCTGAACCATCTCTTCGCCCTGCTCGCCGCCATGCTGCTGTGGGGCTGCGCCGACGTCAGCCAGAAGCCCTACCAGCAGCCGTCGGTGCCGGAAAAAGCCGGCTGGTCGCAAACTTCCGGCCGCCCCGCCTCCCCCGGCGACACCATCCAGATCGACTGGTGGAAGCAGTTCAAGGACCCCTACCTGGACGGCCTGGTCGACAAGGCCGTCAACGGCAACTTCGACCTCAAGGTGCTGGCCGCGCGCATCGGCGTGGCGGGCGCCGAGATCGGCGAAGCGCGCGCCGGCGCCCTTCCCACGCTCGACGCCGGCGCCGGCGCCAGCTTCGAAAAAAGCACCGGCCAGAACTTCCGCAAGCAATTCAATCTCGGCACCCAGGTCAACTGGGACATCGACATCTGGGGCAAGGTCGAAAAAGGCGTGAAAGCCCAGACCGCCGAATACAAGGCGACCGAAGCCGAGTGGCGCGCCGGCTACCTCAAGCTCGCGGCCGACGTCGCCACCACCTACTTCCAGATCCTGCAATTCGACGAACAGATCGACCAGCAGCAAAAATCGCTCGCCAAGAGCCAGCAGATCCTCGCCACCTACCAGGCGATGCAGCAAAACGGCCTGGTGCCGCAGACGCGCGTGCTGCAGCAGGGCGCGGAGGTCAACGGCCTGACCAACGCCCTGATCGAACTGCGCCGCCTGCGCGCCATCGCCGGCAACGCGCTCTCCACCCTGGTCGCCGTGCCGGCCGGCGACTTCACGGTACCCAAGGGCAACCTGCAGCAGCGCGTGCAACTGCCGACCGTGCCCGAAGGCCTGCCGTCCCAGCTGCTCAAGCGTCGGCCCGACGTCGTCGCCGCGGAATTTCGCGTGCTGGTCGCCTACGAGCTGGTCGGCCAGGCCAAGCTGGCGCAACTGCCCTCGATCGGCCTGACCGGGCGCGGCGGCACCGCCAGCTTCGCGCTGAGCAGCCTGCTCAAGTCCTTCACCTTCGGCCTGCTCCCCAGCATCAACTTCCCGATCTTCGACCCCAGCGTCAAGGCGAAAATCAAGACCAGCGAAGCGCGCACCCAGGTCGCCGAGCAGCAATACCGCGCCACCGTCATGGCCGCCTTCGAAGAAGTGGAGAACGCGCTGGTCAACCTCGACGCGCACCGCAAGCAGCGCGAGCAGCTGCAGCAGCAGACCGACCAGCTGCGCACCGTGGCCGTGCAGATCGACGCCCAACTCAAGGAAGGGCTGGTGTCTCAGCTGGAAGTATTCGAAACCGAGCGCTCGCTGCTGTCGGCCGAACTGGCGCTGCTGGCCAACCACCAGCAGATCCTGTCCGACACGGTGACTTTGTACAAGGCGCTGGGCGGCGGCTGGGCGCCGGTGGATGTGCGGCATGCGTCCCGCGAATGA